The genome window accatatatgtctgggttaatgtctggattctctagtctgttccattggtctgtggctctgctcttgtgccagtaccaaattgtcttgattactatggctttatagtagagcttgaagttggggagtgtctGCATTTTGAGAGGCACTGGTCTAGACCCTGTCGACGTGTCCTGGGACTGGTAGCCGAGGGGGACGGGGAATGTGAGGGCCTGTGATGCTCAGCGGCTGTCCCCCGATCTGCTCCCCTGCTGACGCCTTTCCCCTAATTTCTCAGCCCCCAACCCCGTCAGGAACCTGAGCGTGGAGGCTCagacctccagctccatcagccTGCGGTGGGAGGAGCCCGCCGGCCCTGAGCCCCAGGACTACACCTACTGGGTCCAGTGCAGTGGGGACGGAAACAACACCCAGACCCAGAGCACAGCAAACACCAGTGTCCGAGTGGGGGGGCTCAGCCCCGGGTCCGTGTACGAGCTTTCCGTGTGGGCGCAGCGCGATGGAGTCCCCAGCTCCCCGGAGACGCTCAGCGCCCCCACAGGTGAGAGGCCGctgccatccctccctctctgtctctctctttttcaagaGTTTATTTGGGCTGGCGGAGAGCCAGAGGAACCTGCCCGATTTCCCCGCCCTCTGTCTCCTTGAGTCACGCAGCAGGAGGGGGAGGCACACCCATGGGCTTATGAGTTGGGTCCAGCCTAGAACCTCCTAGAGcccttgtttgcttttcagttccgGGTACATGTAAGAACTCACTGACAGCCATGATCACTGTGGTGCCGCTGTTGTCCCGGATTCACATGGAGAAGGTGTGAGGCAGGTGTGAGCCTCGGGCCCATCTGTGATGGCCGTGACTGTCCGCCACGCCTCCACGTCCAGCCTCTTAGCTGCAGGGGTCGCTCTGGCTTCACCGCAGCCCGTGGGCCTGTGCAGTCCAAAGCCCCCCAGCCGGGCTGGTGTGTGCACCCTGGCCCCTCTAGACAGCAGGGAGTGTAGGGTTCTACCTGGCCTCACATGCCACCTTAAGACCCTACTACCAGGAGGTGTCTGTCCTCGGTGGCCATGGCTGGTCGGGGGGCAAAGAGGCTGCCTCGGCCCTGGGGGGATCAGGAACCAGGAGATGCGCTCACTCCGaccccccagatctcctaccccCCCAGTCGTGTCAGTCTTGAGGATGGGAGCTCAGACCATCAGCCCACCACCCTGGCGTGGACAGCCCGGCTCTAGACTCCACTGCCCAGTATGGGAGCCGCTAGTCCCGTGTGGCTACTTCAAGTCAAGTCGACTAAAATGGCAAACTCACCTCCACATTTTGCGGGCGCGGAGCGCTGTTCAGGGACTCCCAGTCCCCCCGCAGTGTCCCACTGGGCTAGTGCTGCCACGTTGGCCACTGGAAGAGCGTTTCTGTCATCACAGAGACGCTGCTGGGAAGGGCTGGTCTCCGCCGTGGCCCCTCAGTGTGGTCCGCGGGTGGGGACGGCAGCATCTCCCGAGGGCTGATGGGTAAAGGCAGGGTCTCCTTCTCACCCACACCTGCTGCGTCAGGACCTGCATTTTAACAGGACGCCGGTGTCCGCTGTGCACTCTGCATTTTGAGAGGCACTGGTCTAGACCCTGTCGACGTGTCCTGGGACTGGTAGCCGAGGGGGACGGGGAACGTGAGGGCCTGTGATGCTCAGCGGCTGTCCCCCGATCTGCTCCCCTGCTGACGCCTTTCCCCTAATTTCACAGCCCCCAACCCCGTCAGGAACCTGAGCGTGGAGGCTCAGACCACCAGCTCCATCAGCCTGCGGTGGGAGGAGCCCGCCGGCCCTGAGCCCCAGGACTACACCTACTGGGTCCAGTGCAGTGGGGACGGAAACAACACCCAGACCCAGAGCACAGCAAACACCAGTGTCCGAGTGGGGGGGCTCAGCCCCGGGTCCGTGTACGAGCTCTCGGTGTGGGCGCAACGCGATGGAGTCCCCAGCGCCCCAGAGACGCTCAGCGCCCCCACAGGTGGGAGGCCCCCGCCCCGCTCCCCGccgtccctccctgcctcccttccttccctctttccttctttctttctgccttccttcttccctcctacTTCCCTTCCTCCGTCCctccttcacttttcctttgtctgttcttctctctgtctttctgtctctttatcCAACCCAGTAAGAAACCTGTCTTCGAAAAATCAGAGCAGCAGCCCCTTCAGCCTGAGCTGGGAAGCGTCCTGGGACGCTGACCTTGGGGAGGCCGCCGATGTCCACTGGCCTGCAGACGAGGCAAAATCGAAACAAAGGCTCGCCCAACTCTCCTTTCACAGTGGAGGGACTTGACCTTGTACAGATTCTGTGAGGGCAGAAAAGAGCGAGGTAACCGGCTCTGCGCAGAACTCAGCTAGTGTGCCCGTGGGAAGGCacgaggtctgctctgttcaggTGAGGGGTCCAGAGCCAGGAAGAATGGCAGCTCCTCTGGCCCGGGCTCCTGCCATCATACCTGTGGCCTCACTGAGCCAGACCCACCCCACCGAGTCCACAGGACAGATATTTCTATACCCAGGGACCTTCCAGAAATTGGCCACTGAGCGTAGGGCTGCAGGAGCCCAGGTCTTTCTGGGGGCCATCGCTAGGAAGTGCCTCTGAGTAGGCTGGACCAGTGATGTGGAAAGcccatctctctgtcccctctgctaGTCCCCAGCGCAGTGACAAGCCTCAGGCTCCAGGAACAGACCAACAGCTCTATCACCTTGAGCTGGACAGCACCCCCGGGCCCCCAGCATCCTCCCCACACCTACGGGGTCTCATGGGTCAAGGAAGGCAGCCTTGCTGCCAGGACCCACAGCAGCCCAGACGCTGGGGTCACCCTGGAGGGGCTAGAAGCTGGGAGCCTGTACACCTTCACCGTCTGGGCAGAGAGGAATGGGGTCCAAAGTGACAACAGCACGCTCACAGAGGCCACAGGTGAGATGCGGTCCTGTTCCACAGCCGGTCCCACTCGGCGGGGGGAGCGGGGATCTGGGAGCTTCCGTCCGATGGGCACTCTATCCAGCCTGAGTGGACCTTGAACTTGTCGGTCTGCATTCTAAGGGGAGTCTGTCCTCAGCAACCAGGGTTTCCCAATTATGGGGTCTGCCTCTGGGGACAAAGAGGGCCCAGCACCATATCTCAGGAGCCCACCAAGTCACCAGCTAGACAGAAGGTCTTGACTGAAAGAGGCCCCCCTCTCAGCCCGCACACGGAGGGTCCAGAGCCCGAGAGGGGCTGGGATCAGCCCAGGGGCCAGGTTCCCTGCTGACGGACAGAACCTGGAACCCCTTAGTCTCCGGCCATTTGGGCTAAGAAGACAGAGTCGGCTCCATCTAGAAAGCTGACACGTCCAGAAGTGACAAAGGACCATCTCTGGGCTTCTCATGGGAGAGGCCACACAGACCACACATgactggggggcccggggctgctgCCTCTGGACAGAGGGCGCCGCGGCGACCCCAGTGCCCTCCAGGCCTCTCTCTGTGGCTCACACTCCTTAGGAAGTGGCCCGTCCAATGACAGGGCATCTCAGCCTAGCTGCGAGGGAGAGGCGAGGGGGCCCAGCAGGAGGGTCCCCGGGAATATGCCGACCAGAGCCCCTGTCCTTGTTTCTCAGCCCCCAACGAGGTCACACACCTGCAGAACGGAACTCGGAGCTCCAGCTCTGTCATGCTGCAGTGGGAGGCCCCCGAGGACCCCCACTCTCTGCTCTACACCTACTGGGTCCAGTGGACCGGTGGGGGACACCCCCAGGGGGAGCGAGTCACCCAAGGGCGTCAGGCCAACCGGACCAGCAGGACAAATGAGACGTGGTACGAGGTGGAGGCCCTGGAACCCGGGACCCTGTACAGCTTCAGCGTGTGGGCCGAGAGGAACCGTGTAGCCAGCTCCCCCCAGGGCCTCTGTGCGTCCACAGGTGAGCCGGGCCCCCTCGCCTGGTGGGGGCACAGATCAgacctggggcagagggaggcgAGTGGCAAGCCCACCAGGCCGTGGGTTCCTGTCATGGCTTCAGCTGTCGCCACCGAGTCCAAGGGCTCGTGAGAGCTGTGGTTAGAGGGGACCTGCTCCGTGTCTGCTGGCGAGGGCAGGgaaagatggaggcagaggcaTTTCGGTTTGGGGAGGGAAAGAGCGGGCTGGGTGCCCAGGGTTAGCAGGCCTGGTGGGGAGCGGGGAGTGGTGGGAAGCCACCCTGGATGGCCCCTCCTGACCCCTGGCCCCTCCTGACCCCTGTCCCCTCCGCCCAGACCCGGACCCCGTCACCATCACCTCCTGCTTCAGCACCTCCGGGGGCTACGGGCTTGTCCTGAACTGGTCCTGCCCCCGGGGGGGGCGTGAGGCCTTTGAGTTCCAGGTGGGCGCGCAGTGGGGCTCCCTGGACAGGTCGTCCTGTGGGAGGGACGTGTCCGTGTGGGGTCTCCAGCCGGCTCAGTCCTACCCAGCCACCGTCACCACCGTCTGGGACGGACTGAGGGCCCCGTCTGCTGCTGTGACCTGCCACACGGAGAGCGCAGGTGAGCGGAGCCCCGGGGGACAGGGAGCTGTGACGGTCTGTCTAGACCCATGAGGCTGCTGTGAGGTGGGGGGTCTCCCCTCCCCAAGGGGTCCCGCTTGTTTGTTGGCGTTGTAGCCCCTGCATCCGTTAAAGCAGCtccattgagatataattcatgtaaCGGCCAACCACCCATTTAAGTTGGACAGCATCCCCGGCCTCCCCGACCAGGTGCCatggcacccccaccccagtgtGACTCCAGACACTGTCCAGTGTCCCCTGGGGAGCTGTTAGCGTGGgtcaaggtgggggtgggggcggagaGGCGTGCTCCCCCCAGATGCCTGTCCTTTCCCTCTGGGGCCTGGCGTCTGCCCTTCTGGGCCTCTGACTGCTGTCTGGGTGAGGAGGGCGGCTGCCATCGGGAGGTGAGGCCCGGGCACTGGTGGCTCCCACACCTCTCCCGCAGGCGTGGTTGCTGGGGCTGTCGTCGGCGCCCTCCTGCTCCTCATCCTGCTGGGCCTGCTGATCTTCTTCCTGAGGAAGAGGTGAGACCCCACACATGCTGGGGGACTGCCTGGAGGCGGGGCAGAGGTGGATGAGGACTCCTAGTTGCAGCCtgacccccagcccctcctcccatgTCCTGTTCCCAGGCTGCCAACAAGCAAGAAGGAAGCCCCACCCACGGGCCTGCTGTTCAGGTGAGCAGGTTGGGGAGCACCCTGCACAATCGCTGTCAGGTCTGACCCAGGGCTGCTGGCTGGCCGCTGGGTGGGCCAGAGGGCAGGACCCCACCCACACAGTGCCCTCTGAGATGGGGACCCCCAAAGCGGCTGGGGCTGGTCCTCACTTCAGTCTGGGGCTTCATCCATCCGACCCAGGATTCACCGAGCACCTCTTACTGGTCAGGAACTGTTAGAGGTGCCGAGGAGGCCGTGAATTAAAGATTCCCACCCTCAGGGAGCTTACTTTCTAGCACCTGAAGACATTCATGAACAAGATAATAAAGAATGTGATACTTACTTGGGCTGGGTGCACAAATAAAGCAAGAGGTGGGGATAGAAAGAGTACAAGGTTATTAAAGATGTGTTGATAAGATTTGGGGAAATAGGGTGTCCAGAGAAAACTTTACTCCGAAGATGACTAAGAGGAAGTCATTTGAGCAAAGGCTGAAGCAGGTGAGGGGAGAAGCCATGGGCACATCTGGGGTagaggcattccaggcagagggacccgcacgtgcaaaggccctgagcagCGGCACACTTGGAATGTGCACAGCACATTGGGCATTGCTGAGGCAGAGCAGAGGGGATGGAGGGGATGGTAGTAGGAAATGACGTCAGAGAGGTGTGAGGCCGGAGCTGATCAGGTAGGGCCTGGTAGATAAAGTCAGGACTTTTTGTTTTGGGAAGTTCCCAATAGACCAGTGACACAATCTAGCCTATTTAAGAAGCAAAGGCAAGAGGAGGCAGACAGGAAGAGTTAGTGATAATGCTTTAAACAGGAGACGGTTGTGTCTTGGACCAAGACATAGCCAACAGATTTGGTGGAAGTATGGATGTGCGCACTGAGGGCCAGAGGGACCCCAAGAGGACCCCAAGGAGCATGAGTGCTGGGAAGCCTGGGCCCCCTGCGGCTTGAGAGGGGAGAGGGAATGCCTGTGGGGGCAGGTTCAGGGGAAAGCGTCAGGAACTCAGCCGTGGGCACGCTGCGTTTGAGATGCTCATGGAacatccaagtggagatgttTCTGAATGGGCAGTTGGAGGAACATCCCAGTGGTTTAAGAGACATGTGCAGACACCTTCATTCCTCTGGGTCCTCTTTAAACTGGGTTAGTAATCACCAAATGTCTGTGTTAGAATGATCCCCAGGGACTGACAGAGAAGAGGTgagacagggaggggagggcagccGGGAGACTGGCTGTGATGTCCTGGGCACAAAAGGAGGTGTAAACTGAGGCAGAGGCCACCAGAAGCAGATGTATGAGGCGAAACAAACAGGTGTGCAGGCAGGTGATGTCCCAGTTTCTTCTTTGCTATGGACACTGTCCTGGCCAGCGTCCCACCCCTCGTAGAACTGGCCTCTCCTGACCTTACCCCGTGTCTACAACACACCACAACAGTCACTGCATTCCAAGCCTGGCCCTGTCTTATGTCGAGCCTTCTGCCACCCACAGCCTCGGTACGTGTGGATGTCCTAGTGACAACCCACCAGGACGTCCAGGTGGAGGTTCCCAGAGGCTGGTGGGCAATAGACCTCAGGAGAGCAGGGAGTAGGAGCTGGCAGTGGGGGTTCAGGAACAGGGATGCCCAGATCGAACCTGCAGCTGTGGGAGGGGACAAACCCCGTAAGTATGTGTCCACTGAGAAACCTGAGGACAGGCTCTCAGGAACACCCGCCTTGTAGGGTGGACAGGGGAAGAGGGGCTCTCCAGGGAGATGCAGAGCAGAAGCCAGCACGGTGGTGCCGGCCCACAGCCGAGAGGAAGGGTCCAGGAAATAAGTGGAGCCCGATGTGGCTGAGCAGTCATGCCAAGCAGGGACGGAGGGGTGGCCTTGGGGACTGGAGATAAGGAGGCAACTCGAGTTAAGGGGACTTTGGAGAAAGATGTCCCCCAGAGTAGTGGGGTGGACACCAGGCCTTGGCAAAGTGGGGAAAGGAAGCGGAGAACAGTGGGTCATATGAGAAGGTGGAATGAGGATGGGGTGCTCTATTAGGTTTGACTATCGTTCAGGTATGATACGGCCAACAGCCCAGGAGACGCCCACCATGGAAAAGAAGACTGACTCACGCAGGGAGTACAGAGCACCCCGCACACAGCTGTCGGGGGCAGcaccggggtggggaggtggagggaggtgggcagACATGGTTTTTGTGGGAACCATCTGTGGACCTgtgggttgcttccactttttggctgttgtgaataatgctgttacaAACCCAAGTGTGCAAATCACTCCTTGGGACCTTGCTTTCAATTCTCTGGGTACatacccaggagtgggattgATGCACTCCCATGTCAGGGTATTTACCTGAAGGGAATGAAATCACTAGGTTGAGAAGGAATGCACACCTCTGTGTTCACTGCGGCATTGCTCACAATGGCGAAGACATGGAaaccacctaagtgtccaccagtggGTGGACGGATAAAGAAAATGGggcacatacacaatggaatattattcagccttaaaaaaaaaggaaatctgtgtttatagttcatgatgcatgatcaaaaccaaaagtttctgtgatgactgcccttgcactgttcaccatgtaagaacttgtttaccatgtaaaaacttgttcgttatgcttcagaagattggagattgttgagaattaggcttggggttgattaatgattgtgcattgagtcccctatacagaattttattgttgttaacaaccatatgatcaataaatatgagagatgccctctcaaaaaaaaaaaaaaaaaaaaagaaggaaatctgccTTTTGCGACCACAtggacctggagggcattatgcccagtgaaataagtccGACAGAGAAGGACAAACGCCATGTGATGTCACTTACACGTGGGATCCAGGAACCAAGAGCAGAAACCTAGCTCAGACAACAGACGGCTGGGGCGGGTGAAGGGGGTGAAGGGGGTCACAGGGACACACTTCCAGCTGTAAGataagtaagttctggggatgcaAACAGACAACAGACagacaccttttctttttttttttgagcggGCATCTcccgtatttattgatcaaatggttgttaacaacaataaaattctgtatagggaactcagtgcacaatcattaatcaaccccaagcctaattctcaacacaGACACCTTTTCTTGTATCCCAAGGTCACAGGACTGATGTTACGCCCCTTTCCCCCTGCCCCCGACAGCTCGCACAAGGACATCCTGGCCGAGCACTTTACCGACCACGTCAGGGACAATGAGAAGGACAGCAACTGTGGTTTTGCAGAAGAGTACCAGGTGGGTGAGTACGGGGGGCCAGGCTGAGCCCCTCGGCCTGTGCCGGACCCTCCCACACCGTCTTGCACCTCATTGAGATCCTACGCTTGGACGGGCTGGTGGGCCAGTCCCAAAGAAACGGCCTGGTTTCCCCTGACATCTCCTCTTTCCCAAATGCCCCGAGGGGATGGTGGTACATACCTTCTGCTTTTGTGGGGGGCCACAGGATTCCAGGGCATGGGGGTAAAGAGGATGGTGATGACGAAGGCTGAGCAGGCAATAGGGGTCTCcttgagggagggaggaggaatgcCAGTGCCCGGGCCCCTCCTGTGCTTCCTCCCGCCAGCAACTGGCTGCGGAGGGCCTCCACCAGGCTCACACGGTGGCCTCAGCTCCAGAGAACAGCAGCAAGAACCGTTACAGGAATGTGCTGCCCTGTGAGTCTCAAACCCCTGCTGACTTGTCCCCAGGGGCGGCTCTGTCAATGCCCCACTCCGGTGGGGCGCCTGGGGTGCCCCCTGGGGTGGGCGCCTCCCGCCCGCGCCTCCCCTCCTGGAACTCAGCACGGCTCCTgtccctgggcctctctgggGTGCTCACTCCTCTCTCTGCATCGCTAATGCTGCCTTTTCCCCGAGATGACTGGTCCCGCGTGCCCCTGAAGCCCCTCTATGGGGAGCCAGGCTCTGACTACATCAACGCCAGCTTTGTGCCTGTAAGCTTGTGGTTGGGCGGTGGAAGGCGGCAGGCCGAGCCTGGGAAGAGAGGGGCTGGTTGGGGTTGTAACTTGCCTGTTTTCCGAGATCAGAGCCTCTGGAGCTCCCAGGAGTTCATTGCAGCCCAAGGGCCCCTGGCCCAGACGGTGGGCGACTTCTGGCGCCTGGTGTGGGAGCAGCAGAGTAGCACCCTGATCATGTTGACAAACTGTATGGAGTCTGGCCGGGTGAGAGTCCCGCTGGGGTCCAGGGTGCTGGGCCTTGAGGTCCAGCTCGCGACACCCCGCCCCCGACACTGATTCCCATGTGGACCCTTACCCAGACATCACTGATTCCCTCCAATATGACCCCAACCTCCTCCAAGACTCCCGGTCTACCCCCTGGCCCACAGATGGGGCAAATCTGATCCCAGCGACGTTGATAAGGAGGGGTCCTTCTGGCTGGGGTGAATCTGCACCTGGCTCCCCACAGGCCCTGCCTCGTCCCTCGGGGAGGGGGTTCCTGGCACTGAATACAAGAGCCATGGTGCAGGGGGCATCCTCTAGGTTCTCAGGCCCCTCTGATCCCGCGGTCCTCCCCAGGTGAAGTGTGAGCATTACTGGCCTCTAGATGCCCAGCCCTGCACCCATGGGCACCTTCAAGTGGTGCTGATGGGTGAGGAGGTGATGGAGAACTGGACAGTACGAGACCTGAAGCTCTGGCATGTAAGCCCCTGCTCTGCCAGCCCCCTCCTGACCCTCAGTTTCTCACCGTGGCACTCCAGGCAGCTCCGTCCTCATGAAGCCTGACCTCCCGTCCCTCCCCCAAGGGACCACAGTGTGCCCCAGGGATGCCCCCACCAGTCAGGAACCAGCGGCCTCCTCCTGGGGTCCCGagctctccttcccccaccccaccccctgcagcTGCAAGAGCAGGAGAGTCTATCCGTGCGCCAATTCCACTACACAACCTGGCCGGACCACGGCGTGCCCCACTCCCCAGACCCCTTGCTGGCCTTCTGGAAGGTGGTCCGGCACTGGTTGGACAAGACCACTGGGGGAGGCCGCCCCATTGTGCACTGCAGGTGAGGATTGGCCCCACAACCCTCTCTCTGGGAGGGCTGCCCCTCGGGCCTCGGGAAACAGGGTCATCGGGTTCTCAGGGCCTCTAGAGGAGAGGGAGACGGCGGCAGGAGGTAAGGGGCCGGGGGTGCaggctggcagcagggagggggagaaagggtgggagaggaggagggaaaggggaaggaagggagggtgtgtgaagaagcagggagggaggggcagagcaggagggaagcTGCAGAGGTGCTGAGAAACACGTGAGACTCCTCCTTGGCTCGCGTGCTGGGCCTCGCCCACCAATCCATTGCTTTCCTGATATTTATGCTGAGATTTCATTAAGTGTGCATGTGATGGGGTAGGGAGGGGCTTCACCGAAAGTCAGCAAGTCTGGGCCCTAGACCACAGGCCAGTTCTGGGATGGAAACTGCACAGTCACAGCCTCACTGATCCTCAATGCAACTTCACGACCCAAGGGGCTCCCTCCCCATTGCAGGCTGAGGAAACCGAGTCAGAAAGCTTAGGTCACTGGGTTGAAGGCCAGCATAAGTGGCCGAGCTGATGCCCACTGTGGCATGTGAACTTCCCTGCTGGACTGTGTCCTAACACCTGCCCTGTCCCCGGAAAGTACCCTCTGAAGGGGACCCCAGCAGAGGGTCCCCCTCCCCGTACAGTGCAGCAGGGAGCTTGCCTAGTGATTAGGACAATTAGCCTGActgtaaaaagaaatgaagcactGCTTCCTGGGACAATGTGGAAGGAACTCTAAAACATGCTGAGTGAACCAGGCACTAAAGGACACGCACTGTGTGATTCCATCGACACAAAACAGAGCAGGTGGAGGAGAGCCAGAGGCAGGTTGGGgcggctggggctggggagagggggcgCGGGGAGGGACTGATGGCCGACAGGGTGCAGGGTCTCCTTCTGGGGAGGTGAAGGGGTTATGAACTAGAGAGAGGGGTCCCTGGGGGCTCTGAATCAGATCAGATCAGATCGGTCCAATCAGCCGGCATCCCCCTCCCGTGGTCTGACTCCTCCTTGTCCCTGTCTAGTGCAGGCGTGGGCCGCACGGGCACCCTCATCGCCCTGGATGTTCTGCTGCGGCAGCTGGAGCGTGAAGGTGTCGTGGGGCCCTACGGCTACGTGAGGAAGATGAGGGGGAGCCGGCCGCTGATGGTGCAGACCGAGGTGATAGGCTTCCTGGAGGGCTGCAGGCGGGGGGCCCTGGAACAGGCCCAGGCTAAGGAGGGCACCCCTGCTGACCTTCCCTTgcttctccccactccccaggcCCAGTACGTGTTCCTGCACCACTGCATTCTGAGGTTTCTCCagcagccagccccagccccggccAAGGAGGTGGCCGCAGATGAGAACCTGATCTATGAGAATGTGGCCGCCAGCTAAGCCCACTAGCGGAAGGCTGAGACTGCAGAAGGCCGAGACCCCAGCCCAGAGAGGCTCGGACTCTGGATCCCTACTTCAGCCCAGACTCCTGGGCCCCTGGGAGAGCAGAGGGTTGGTCTCCCAGGCTCCTGGGTCCTGCAGGAGAAGGGGCCCTGCCGCCTAAGCTGTTTCCTTGGGTGAGCGGGCGGGTGGGACCCTGGATTCCTGGTTCCTtgaaggagggagggatgggAGGTAGACTGTCCAGTTCTTTGAGGGAGGAGGAGTCCAGGGGCCTTGGCTGCAGGGTCTCAAGAAATCAAGCTCGATTCTGAGGAAGGAATGAATTAGGGTCTGGAATTTTGGCTGCGCCAGGAGCAGGAACAGGCAGAATCCTTCCCATCTTTTGCTCCAGAAACCAAATCAATCTTCTAGAATCTGAGATTTCCCTGTACCCCACTATCtgcatattttttcttctatcaCATAATTTATTAAATCACTATTCTCCCCAGGGACATTTGTTCCAGTGGATTTCTGGGCCTGGAAATAATATTGGGGTGGGCTCCTAATGTTTAAGTATTGAGGCAAAAGTCTGAGGGGGGAAACTAGAGGGACCCACAATCTTACACCTGAAAAAAGTAGGTTTGGATGGTTGAGTCTCTCAGGGAAGACTGGAGGTCCAGACTTCTGTTTCCAGGGTGTGGGCAGTGTGGGTACAGGTCCCTGAAGCTAGGAGCAAGAGCACTTGCCTCCTGGGCGTGACGATGGAGAAACTTGGAGGGTGGGGTGCTGTCTGGAGCTGATTTGCTGGAGATTTTCAAGCTGAGTTCCCCTAGAGAGCTGAACACTTGGGGCTCCTGAGAGGGTCTCCTGGTGTGTAAGACATGGTATCCATGGCAGCAcatggtggggagaggggtgctGGATGCCAGACAGCTGGACTAGAAGGCAGACAATCATAGGGGACCAGGATAAATATCCGTGGACGACCTTGTGCTTCTACCGGGGGCT of Manis pentadactyla isolate mManPen7 chromosome 15 unlocalized genomic scaffold, mManPen7.hap1 SUPER_15_unloc_1, whole genome shotgun sequence contains these proteins:
- the PTPRH gene encoding receptor-type tyrosine-protein phosphatase H isoform X4; amino-acid sequence: MTGTGGGLRAWGSLVLLSLCSWTGAHAAAPNPVRNLSVEAQTSSSISLRWEEPAGPEPQDYTYWVQCSGDGNNTQTQSTANTSVRVGGLSPGSVYELSVWAQRDGVPSSPETLSAPTAPNPVRNLSVEAQTTSSISLRWEEPAGPEPQDYTYWVQCSGDGNNTQTQSTANTSVRVGGLSPGSVYELSVWAQRNGVPSSPETLSAPTAPNPVRNLSVEAQTSSSISLRWEEPAGPEPQDYTYWVQCSGDGNNTQTQSTANTSVRVGGLSPGSVYELSVWAQRDGVPSSPETLSAPTVPSAVTSLRLQEQTNSSITLSWTAPPGPQHPPHTYGVSWVKEGSLAARTHSSPDAGVTLEGLEAGSLYTFTVWAERNGVQSDNSTLTEATAPNEVTHLQNGTRSSSSVMLQWEAPEDPHSLLYTYWVQWTGGGHPQGERVTQGRQANRTSRTNETWYEVEALEPGTLYSFSVWAERNRVASSPQGLCASTDPDPVTITSCFSTSGGYGLVLNWSCPRGGREAFEFQVGAQWGSLDRSSCGRDVSVWGLQPAQSYPATVTTVWDGLRAPSAAVTCHTESAGVVAGAVVGALLLLILLGLLIFFLRKSPSSHVLFPGCQQARRKPHPRACCSARTRTSWPSTLPTTSGTMRRTATVVLQKSTRWQLAAEGLHQAHTVASAPENSSKNRYRNVLPYDWSRVPLKPLYGEPGSDYINASFVPSLWSSQEFIAAQGPLAQTVGDFWRLVWEQQSSTLIMLTNCMESGRVKCEHYWPLDAQPCTHGHLQVVLMGEEVMENWTVRDLKLWHLQEQESLSVRQFHYTTWPDHGVPHSPDPLLAFWKVVRHWLDKTTGGGRPIVHCSAGVGRTGTLIALDVLLRQLEREGVVGPYGYVRKMRGSRPLMVQTEAQYVFLHHCILRFLQQPAPAPAKEVAADENLIYENVAAS
- the PTPRH gene encoding receptor-type tyrosine-protein phosphatase H isoform X2, whose product is MTGTGGGLRAWGSLVLLSLCSWTGAHAAAPNPVRNLSVEAQTSSSISLRWEEPAGPEPQDYTYWVQCSGDGNNTQTQSTANTSVRVGGLSPGSVYELSVWAQRDGVPSSPETLSAPTAPNPVRNLSVEAQTTSSISLRWEEPAGPEPQDYTYWVQCSGDGNNTQTQSTANTSVRVGGLSPGSVYELSVWAQRNGVPSSPETLSAPTAPNPVRNLSVEAQTSSSISLRWEEPAGPEPQDYTYWVQCSGDGNNTQTQSTANTSVRVGGLSPGSVYELSVWAQRDGVPSSPETLSAPTAPNPVRNLSVEAQTTSSISLRWEEPAGPEPQDYTYWVQCSGDGNNTQTQSTANTSVRVGGLSPGSVYELSVWAQRDGVPSAPETLSAPTVPSAVTSLRLQEQTNSSITLSWTAPPGPQHPPHTYGVSWVKEGSLAARTHSSPDAGVTLEGLEAGSLYTFTVWAERNGVQSDNSTLTEATAPNEVTHLQNGTRSSSSVMLQWEAPEDPHSLLYTYWVQWTGGGHPQGERVTQGRQANRTSRTNETWYEVEALEPGTLYSFSVWAERNRVASSPQGLCASTDPDPVTITSCFSTSGGYGLVLNWSCPRGGREAFEFQVGAQWGSLDRSSCGRDVSVWGLQPAQSYPATVTTVWDGLRAPSAAVTCHTESAGVVAGAVVGALLLLILLGLLIFFLRKRLPTSKKEAPPTGLLFSSHKDILAEHFTDHVRDNEKDSNCGFAEEYQQLAAEGLHQAHTVASAPENSSKNRYRNVLPYDWSRVPLKPLYGEPGSDYINASFVPSLWSSQEFIAAQGPLAQTVGDFWRLVWEQQSSTLIMLTNCMESGRVKCEHYWPLDAQPCTHGHLQVVLMGEEVMENWTVRDLKLWHLQEQESLSVRQFHYTTWPDHGVPHSPDPLLAFWKVVRHWLDKTTGGGRPIVHCSAGVGRTGTLIALDVLLRQLEREGVVGPYGYVRKMRGSRPLMVQTEAQYVFLHHCILRFLQQPAPAPAKEVAADENLIYENVAAS